Within Deltaproteobacteria bacterium, the genomic segment ATCATCGACGACACCCCGGAGGTGGTCGTGATCTCGTGCCACAACCCCATCCGGCGCGAGCTGGCCCGCCTGACGCTCGAGCGCCTCGTCTCGGACGGGCGCATTCACCCCGGTCGGATCGAGGAGGTGGTACGCAAGGCGGAGGAGGATCTCGACAACACCATCCGCGAGGCCGGACAGCGCGCCGTGCTCGAGGTCGGGGTGCACGGCATCCATCCCGAGCTGGTCAAGCTCATCGGCATGCTCAAGTATCGCTACAGCTACGCGCAGAACGTCCTCATGCACTCGATCGAGGCCGCCTTCATCGCCGGCGCGATGGCGGCCGAGCTCGGCCTCAACGAGAAGCAGGCGCGCCGCGCCGCGCTCCTCCACGACATCGGCAAGGCGCTCACCCACGAGGTGGAGGGGTCGCACGCGATCATCGGCGGCGAGATCGCGCGCAAGTATGGCGAGTCGGCGAAGATCGTGAACGCCATCGCGGCGCACCATGAGGAGGTGCGCGCCGAGACCATCCTGGCGCCGCTGGTCGATGCGGCCGACGCGCTCTCCGGGGCCCGTCCCGGGGCGCGGCGCGAGGTGCTCGAGAGCTACGTCAAGCGGCTCGAGGACCTGGAGCGCATCAGCAACTCGTTCCGGGGGGTCGAGAAGTCGTTCGCCGTGCAGGCGGGTCGTGAGATCCGCATCATCGTGGACCCGGGCACGGTGCCCGACGATCAGGCGGCCGTCCTGGCGCGCGACGTGGCGCGCAAGATCGAGCAGGAGATGACGTACCCCGGCCAAATCAAGGTGACCGTCATCCGCGAGACGCGCGCAAGCGACCTGGCACGCTGACCGATGCGACTCCTCTTCCTCGGCGACGTCGTCGGTCGTCCCGGCCGGCGGGCCCTGCGCGTCCTCCTCCCGCGTCTCGTCGCGCGGGAGGAGGTCCAGCTCGTGGTCGCCAACGGCGAGAATGCATCGGGCGGCAAGGGCATCGACCCGGAGGGCGCGGAAGAGCTGCTCGACGCGGGCGTCGACGTCCTCACGTCCGGCAACCACATCTGGCAGCACACGGCGATCCTCGATTACCTGCGCGAGAGCCGCCGCCTGCTGCGGCCGGCGAACCTGGCGCCCGGCGTCCCGGGCGCGGGCGCGGTCGTGCACGCGACCGGGCGCTCCGGGGTGTGTGTGGGCGTGCTCAACCTGATCGGGCGGGTGTTCATGGGCCCCGCCGAGTGCCCGTTTCACGCGGCCGAGCGCGCCGTGGAGGAGCTGCGGCGGGAGACCCCCGTGATCCTCGTCGACATGCACGGCGAGGCGACCTCCGAGAAGGTCGCCATGGGGCGCTTCCTCGACGGCAAGGTCTCGGCCGTCATCGGCAGCCACACCCACGTGCAGACCGCGGACGAGTCGATCCTGCCCGGGGGCACGGCCTACCTGACCGACGCCGGCATGTGCGGCCCCGAGGCGTCGGTTCTCGGCGTGAAGACCGAGCAGGTCCTGCGCCGCTTCCTCACCCAGATGCCGACGCGCTTCGAGGTGGCGTC encodes:
- the rny gene encoding ribonuclease Y, yielding MTGVSVMVLLLLLLIGIALGAGALWVVGRLRRQRLAELESGAQATAARILEEARKEGEAIRNEAQGQARDLLGQAKVEWEREVRDHRGELLALEKRVAQKEESIERKIEVFAQREAELAKREDGFRQKEGALEGRRAEYERLIDSVREKLEQTAGMTRDEAKRTLIEQMLDEARHDAARHIRHIEGEAREEADRRAKKIVSIAIERLAGEFVAERTVSVVPLPSDDMKGRIIGREGRNIRAIEAATGVDLIIDDTPEVVVISCHNPIRRELARLTLERLVSDGRIHPGRIEEVVRKAEEDLDNTIREAGQRAVLEVGVHGIHPELVKLIGMLKYRYSYAQNVLMHSIEAAFIAGAMAAELGLNEKQARRAALLHDIGKALTHEVEGSHAIIGGEIARKYGESAKIVNAIAAHHEEVRAETILAPLVDAADALSGARPGARREVLESYVKRLEDLERISNSFRGVEKSFAVQAGREIRIIVDPGTVPDDQAAVLARDVARKIEQEMTYPGQIKVTVIRETRASDLAR
- a CDS encoding TIGR00282 family metallophosphoesterase; protein product: MRLLFLGDVVGRPGRRALRVLLPRLVAREEVQLVVANGENASGGKGIDPEGAEELLDAGVDVLTSGNHIWQHTAILDYLRESRRLLRPANLAPGVPGAGAVVHATGRSGVCVGVLNLIGRVFMGPAECPFHAAERAVEELRRETPVILVDMHGEATSEKVAMGRFLDGKVSAVIGSHTHVQTADESILPGGTAYLTDAGMCGPEASVLGVKTEQVLRRFLTQMPTRFEVASGPVLVQGALIDVDGATGRATAIRRVQERVAA